Genomic window (Kosakonia sp. BYX6):
CTGTTTCGATCTACAGCCTTGACGTGCGAGGAAAATCGAATTTTTGCACAAAAGGTGCCTAACTTATTGGCATAAACTGTGGATAAAATCGGCTCTGTTCGATCTTTCATCAATGCCAGGATCCTTAAAGTGATGATCGTCACATTGTGAGATGTAATAAGGGTAAATAATGGCTTAACTCGATGAATTATTGAGGATAGTTTTTTATGTCTTAAATTGAGTTATTCGGACTACTCTGGGTTTTCCCTGGGTAATTCCATACTTCTTCACAACTCTATCCACAGAAAAGGTGAATAAAACCGATCGACGGATGGCGTTGCTGTTTATAACTCTCACAATAACTGTGAGTTATTCAATTGTTATCCGTTCGCATCCCTGTCATAGAGTGGTTTACCGTTTTCCGGGAGTGTGAAACAATCGCTTCATTCAGGTTTATTTTGAGGTAGTCCGGTGATTGATGACGATGGCTACCGCCCAAATGTGGGAATCGTAATCTGTAATCGACAGGGTCAGGTCATGTGGGCCAAACGCTTTGGACAACACTCATGGCAGTTCCCCCAGGGGGGAATCAACCCTGGTGAGTCCCCGGAGCAGGCCATGTACCGGGAACTGTTCGAGGAAGTGGGCTTAAGTCGTAAAGATGTTCGTATCCTTGCTTCTACCCGTAACTGGTTGCGTTACAAGTTACCGAAACGTTTGGTGCGTTGGGACACAAAGCCGGTTTGTATCGGCCAGAAACAAAAATGGTTTCTTTTGCAGTTGGTCAGTAACGATAGTGATATCAACATGCAAACCAGCAGTACACCCGAGTTCGATGGCTGGCGTTGGGTGAGCTACTGGTACCCTGTTCGCCAGGTTGTGTCGTTTAAACGCGATGTCTACCGGCGGGTGATGAAAGAGTTTGCAGCCGCAGTCTTGTTGCTTCAGGAAACGCCTCCTAAGCCGCAAAACGCGCCTGCCTGGCGACGTAAACGAGGTTAAGCCACCCACATTATGCTCACCCGACTGCGAGAAATAGTTGAGAAAGTCGCCAGCGCGCCACGTCTTAACGAAGCGCTGGAGATACTGGTTACCGACGTTTGTCTGGCGATGGAAACCGAAGTGTGTTCGGTGTATCTCGCAGATCACGACCGGCGTTGTTTTTATCTGATGGCGACTCGCGGTTTGAAGAAGCCGCGTGGTCGCACCGTTACGCTCGCATTCGATCAGGGGATCGTCGGTCTGGTAGGCAGGCTGGCGGAACCCATCAACCTTGCCGATGCGCAAAAGCACCCCAGTTTTAAATACATTCCCTCAGTAAAAGAGGAGCGTTTTCGTGCGTTTCTCGGTGTGCCGATTATTCAGCGCCGCCAGTTACTCGGTGTGTTGGTGGTGCAGCAGCGTGAACTTCGCCAGTACGATGAGAGCGAAGAGTCTTTTCTGGTTACCCTCGCCACGCAGATGGCGGCGATCCTCTCGCAATCTCAGTTAAACGCCCTGTTTGGCCAGTATCGGCAAACCCGCATTCGCGCATTACCTGCTTCCCCTGGCGTGGCTATCGCCGAAGGCTGGATGGATGAAACGCTGCCGTTGATGGAGCAGGTTTATCCGGCATCCACGCTGGATACTTCCCTTGAGCGCGAGCGGCTGACCTTCGCGCTGGAAGAGGCGGCCAACGAGTTTCGCCGCTACAGCAAGCGCTTCTCCGCCGGGGCGCAAAAAGAGACAGCGGCGATTTTTGACCTTTATTCGCATCTGCTGTCCGATGCCCGCCTGCGGCGTGAACTGTTTGAAGAGGTGGATCGGGGCGTAGTCGCCGAATGGGCGGTGAAAACCGTTATCGAAAGTTTTGCCGAACAGTTTGCCGCCCTTAGCGATGGCTACCTGAAAGAACGCGCTGGTGATCTACGCACCCTTGGTCAGCGTCTGTTGTTCCATCTTGATGACAATATTCAAGGGCCGAATACCTGGCCTGAGCGCTTTGTGCTGGTTGCCGATGAGCTGTCGGCGACTACGCTCGCAGAACTGCCGCACGACCGGTTAGCCGGGGTGGTGGTGCGTGACGGTGCCGCCAACTCGCATGCTGCCATTATGGTGCGCGCG
Coding sequences:
- the rppH gene encoding RNA pyrophosphohydrolase, whose product is MIDDDGYRPNVGIVICNRQGQVMWAKRFGQHSWQFPQGGINPGESPEQAMYRELFEEVGLSRKDVRILASTRNWLRYKLPKRLVRWDTKPVCIGQKQKWFLLQLVSNDSDINMQTSSTPEFDGWRWVSYWYPVRQVVSFKRDVYRRVMKEFAAAVLLLQETPPKPQNAPAWRRKRG